ATTTCCATATATACCAGGCCAATGTTGGACAAACTGATGGCTTTTCCCTGTTCGTCCGACGCATCTTTTGTTTTCAATGATAGAAGCAAATATTTCAATGCATCGGGGTACTTTTTGGTATTCAGGTACACGGAGCCAATGTTGTTGCGCAGCAAGCCAAGCCCGTCGTCTTCGACAGGGGTTTTTCCAATGATCTTTAAAGCTTTGAAATAATATTCCAATGCCGCGGGATATTCCTGCAGGTCGTCGTACAGGTTACCAATGTTGGAGAGGATTCCCACTGTCCCGCGTGTGTCGCCCCGGTCCTCATAAGTCTTCAATGAAAGCAGGTAATAATCAAGAGCTTGCGGGTAATTGCTTTGTTTAATGCAGATCAGGCCCATATTGTTGTATGTATCGCCCATTCCTTTCAAGTTACCCAGCGCACGGTTTGCATTGATGGACTCCATAAAATATTTCAGCGCATTGGAATAGTCATTTTGAAGATAATACCCGATACCCATGTTATTATACGCGAGCGCCTCACCTTTGTCAAAACGGATAGTTCGCGACAGTTTGAGCGCCTCGCCGGCATAATGCATAGCCTTCGGAGGATCGGCGTACCAGTACCGCTTACTGATCTGATTAAGCACATTCACTTTCATCGTGTCCCGGGACTGGGGTAATGCTTTCAGAAGGCTGTCCAGTTTGCTGTCCTGTGCCAGGGCTTCCAGGGAGAATAGGATCCCTAAAAGCATTGCAAGTGCCTTATAATGAGTCATATTGAAATGAATTAGGAGGTGCCGGAAAGCTAATTAAAACCTCCGGCATATCCTAACTAATGATCCTTGTTACTATTTACCGTTTATCGGACACGCAGTTGGCATCCCACGTAAAGTCGCCGCGAACGGTGTAGGCGAATGTAAGTCTGCTTCCCTGCAAAGTTCCTGAGCCCGCCACGGTCATCTTGCTATTGCCGGCCTGGAATGTCTGGGAAGGAATGTTGAACTTCTCCCCGTCTACCAAAACCTGTACTTTCTTTTTCAGTAACCCGGCGAAGTTTGCGATCTCAAAGTAACTTTTGTCCGTCGCAGATTTGTTGATCGTGATCACGTATTCATCGCGGTCTGTGCGGCCGTCGGGGAAGGTAGAAGTTTCGGCGACTGTGAATGTACCGGCCAACGATGGTAGTTCTTCAACGGGTGCTAAGGAGTCTTTCGAGCAGGATGAGAGAAAGATGATAACCGGAAGGATGAGCAATGTGAATTTGAAAGTTTTCATGAAACTGATTGATTAAAAATGAATAAAAAATGATGGATAAGATTGTAAGTCAGCCAGTTGGTAAGGAAGAAATTCCGTTGCTGCCGACGATACAAACGTAGCGGATGGGTCAGGCTATCAGCAACTTATGAGGGTATACGAAAGGTAACAGCCCGGGAAATGGCAGGTATACGAAAGGCAACAGGGATTTGGTAGCCATGGATATCCGGCATTAAACCAATGAATCCCCTTTGGTACTCTACGAATACCTCATTTTGATCTATGAATGACTTAAAATTGGAGTAATATATTCATTTACAGCAATATAGAGTCTTATTTTGCCTTTCTGTCGTCGTTCCTTTCCTGTCTGTCGAATGTGTTTTTTTGTTGTTTGAAGACCCGGTATCATTGTATCATCAGTCGGACGCAGGGTTGCTTCCTTCAAAACAAAAACAATCACATTTAAACATAAAGTACCATGAAAACGCTCATCGCATCAGTATTATTGACAGTATCAATGGCCGTATCTTCTAATGGTTTCGCACAGACAAATTCGGCCTCAGGCGCTCCGAATGACGACACGAAATTCTCAGTAGTAACCGGCAGGAATGGAAAAATTGATGTTACAGTTATTAAGTCGGACGGTAAAACGGTCTCTGTGAAATTAGTTGACAAATCAGGACACACACTGGCGAGCAAAATGATCAGCAAAGGCGAGGAAGCTACCCGTACCCGCTTCGATCTCAACCAGCTGCCTGATGGAGCCTATCAGGTCATTTTGATCGAAGGGGACAATCAGCAGGTAAAAGACATTGAATTGAACACCCAAAATACGAAAACACTTCGTACCGTTTCGCTAGGTTAAGATTTCAAGTTGCAGGAAGGCAAAAGCCATTCGTTCTGTTCAGAACGAATGGCTTTTTCGGGTTTCGCAGCTAATCAAACCACGAAAAAATAAGCTTATCTTTTTTTACATTCAATATCAATGCGCAGATTTTGTCAGGACGCCATTTTTGACACTTTCGTCGATTAGTTCTTTGGCAAATTCCCATAAATGTTCGGAGCCTTTTTGAATGACGCTTTTCTTTTCCAATACCTTTTCGTAGCGCACATCATACTCTTTCCAGGTACCGCCGCCATTGGAAATATTCTGGAACAAGGGTTCAAGACGGTCCATGGCGCGGGCAAATTTGGCCTCCATCGTTTCCCCGGACTCGAATTCGTCCCACACCTCGATCAGATCCGCGGCTTGCTCTTCCGGCAAAAGACCGAAAATACGCTCCGCTGCTTTATGTTCAGCCTCGGTGTTGGTGTGATTCGCCTCGGTATCATATAAGAATATATCTCCAGCGTCAATTTCAACCACATCGTGGATCAGCAACATTTTAACGACTTTCAGGATATCAATGGGTTCATTGGCATGCTCAGCCAGAATGATCGCCATGATCGCCAGGTGCCAGCTGTGCTCCGCGTCATTTTCGTTTCTGTCACTGTTAAAAAGCCTGGTTTTTCGCAGAATGTATTTAACCTTATCGATCTCATGGATAAAGGCAACCTGTTTTAGAAGACGCTCGAAATTCATAGTTGTCATGTTTAAGCATTGCAAAATTAGAAATTTACTTTGCTTAAACATGACATTGTAGTTGCATACCGACTCAGTCATTATCTCTTTTTGACTTCCAGCAAGGCCTTTTCCAGGACTTCGTCACGTCCCTCCACGATTCCTTCAACGGTTGGTTTTGCTTCAATGTCGGGAACGATTCCCACCTGCTGTGTTTCCTTCCCATCGGGGTAATAAACACCGATTCCACTGATGCCGGTACGAATGCCTCCGGGTAACACGATGGGAGAAACATTGCCATCGGCTGCGGCGGTGGTACTGCCAATAATGGTAACATTAGGAGCTGTGGAAAATGCCATAGTCGTATATTCGGCCTGACTCAGCGTTGTTTCGTTGACAATAATGACGATTTTCCCTTTGAAATAATCAGGATTGGATTTGCCCACCGTCAACTCAGGGGTCATCGTGAAAAGGCCGGGAGTTTGCAAGCTTCCTGCCGAAAACTTGACAAATGGTTTTGCCTCCGGCAAGATGAATTCTCCGAAAGTAAATACCATAAAATCAGACGGATAGCAGCGCATATCGATGATCAGACTTTTGACTTTACTAATCTCGGGAAGAATGCGGGGCAGGTATGTATTTTTAAATTTACCGGGAAAAATATAAGCCACGTCAGGCTCGATTAGCTTGAAACAGGTGTCTTTTTTATTATAGTTTGCATAAATATTGATCTTGTCTACACCAAAAACCGGGATGCTCTTTTTCTCAATTTTGCCATTCCTTTTAAAGCTGATATTTATCGTTGAGTCGTTGGACCTCAGTACATTGGAGGTCATGTTTTTAAGCTGGGTAGGATAGTTTGAGGCCGGTGTATAAGCGAGCTTTTCCTTAACGATGTCCTCGATTTTTTTCCCATTGACAGTTTCAATAACATCCCCTTTTTTCAATCCCGACTGCTCGCCCAGCAATGTGTTGTAGTAGTCCGTCACGACTGGCTTGCCCTCTATAAAAGTGAGCTGTACCGGAGCATAATTCTTCCCGAAATACTTGTTAAGCGCCTGATCCTGGCTGTAAATGTTGGCGTGCGTGTCCTTCACCCTCGCAATGAGCGTCAGAGTCGCCAGTTTGTAATCAATCTCTTCGTGGGCGTGAAAAAATTTGGGGACAAATTCAGCCAGTACGGCTTGCCATCAATGAACAGTTCCAGTTCATCCACCCAAAGCTTACCGGTACCTGTGAGCAAGGCTCCGATATGGATTTTGGCCGCATTGCCAGGGTAGGGGAGTTTAATACTGTACTGTTTCCAGTCCTGCGTGCCATGTATATTGTCATTCTGCATATTGCTGAACTGCAATGGGCCAGTGTTTCCGTCGATACGTAGCATGAGGCCGGCCCAGCCGCTTTCGACATTTTCAAATTTCATGTATCCTCTTAATTCAATTTCTTTCCCCTCGTAAATGGCCGGAATAGTATTAGCAGCGCAGCCGAAAGGAATATTCGCCTTTTCAACTGGTGCTTTGATGAGTATTGAGTTTTTGCCGCTGTATTTTTCAACACTGTCGGTAGATAGTTGATAACCCGTGCCCCATTCCTGCCATTTTTCAGGAAGTTTTTGTCCAGGGGTTTTCTTTTCAAAATCCAGATTGAAACTGCTCTGCAAGCTGGTATTTTGAGCAAAAGAAAGTTGGGATAAAAGGATTGTAAAAATGATGGTCAAGAGGTTCTTCACGGCTAGTAACTTTGGTTTACATATGAAAGGGAGGAACATTCGCATTATAATAATAGAGTGCAGTATTTCTATCAGAATGCAGGATCGGGTTTCTGGGGAAAACTTGTCAAGTTAGGAGGGTAGGTACAAATACATATTAAGTTAATGTTATGAAAATCAATGAATTTAAAGTTTTTTTAATGTGTAGCCGCTAAATAATAAAGTGGTACCCCGACTCTCTAAAGGTGATACATTTGAGACGTTATTAAACAAAAACACTTCTGAAATGGCACTAAAAAATTATCACCTTTTTATTGGCGGGTACGACCGCGGTCTTATGGCGCCGGATGCAAATCACTTTGAAATAAAGCTCAATACGGGCAATGATTTTTATCGGATCGCAGTGAATGTGCGCTCCCAGGACGGCTCCATGTTGATGACTTTTGTCGACGAAAATTTTCAACACGAACTATGCGATCGGCTTCTGATTGAGTTTCCGGCCAATGGTGTTTATAACATTAATGATCCAGCCAAACGCAAGCAGTTCGGGCTGGACTTTTTGAGAAGAAATATGGTTGGGGATTTCAATAAGATGGTCATTCTTCCTAACAATGCCCCAGGACTTGACAATGATCTTGAAGAAAAACTAACCGCATTACTTAACAAATCAAAGGCGGACGCGAATGCCCGAATCTTTGCATTTGGAGAAAAATGGCCAAGTACGAACAATAAAGACAAGTATTTTCCCGAGATCAAAGATCAGGGACTGCACGACATTCACCTGAACCAAGGGAACCCTACCGGATCGTTTGACAAAGACAATGGCGTTTTTCAGGATGGCGGTATACTCATTCATTTTCCCGGTTTGAACCGCTGGGCGGTGATATTACTGGCATTTCAAACAGAATTCAACACATTGAACCCGGCGACACTGCATACTGACGACATTACCGGACACCGAATTGTAGGAGATACCGGCACCGGCGGCGAGCCAAGCGGCGAAACTGACGTGGACGGCGACGTAGTGATCGTGGGCGCTTTGGTGAATCCGAAAGGTAATGAGGCTGGTAAAGAGAAAGTAATTTTAATGAATACAACGGACGAAGACATCTCCCTGGCTGGCTGGCAGCTTGTGGACAGGACGCGAAAAGAGTTCCTGATCGAAAATGCTGAAATCCATGCAGCAGGTACGCTCGAAATCCTGATCCCGGCAAGTAGCAACTTCGTTCTCGGCAATAAAGGCGGAACCATTTCGCTTCTGAATGTACAAGGAATTAAAACCAGCGGTGTGCAATACACCAAGGAGCAAGCCAAAAATGAAGGCCGGGTGATTCATTTTTGATTGAAACCCTGAGTTGGGCGTAGACGCGAAACGGTTGTACTGCTGATGTTACATGCCTAACGGCATTTGGATGCGAATGTGACATTACTCTTGCTACGGCGTGGCGGCTACCGAGCTTGCATCGCTACGCGATTTTTGGCAATGGGACATATTGGAAAACCACGCGAAACGGCTGTGCTACCGATGTTACATGCCTAACGGCATTTGGATGTGAATGTGACATTACTCTTACTACCGCGGGGCGGCTACCGAGCTTGCATCGCTACGCGATTTTTTGGCAATGGGACATATTGAAAAACCACGCTAAACGGTTTTGCTACTGATGTTACATGCCTAACGGCATTTGGATGTGAATGTGACATTATTCTTGCTACCGCGGGGCGGCTACCGAGCTTGCATCGCTACGCGATTTGACCCCGTTCGGCGTAATTTTTACAAGGTTTCTTGTCGCCAGAAATCGCGTAGCGATGCAAGCCCGGTAGAAAAAAAATGTCAGACATCATTGCAAATCCCGTTAGGGATGTAACATCATGAACCAGAACCATCACACCGGCCGCAATGCTCAGGATTACATTGTCGATGATGAGTTTTTTAGAAATCTCCCAGATCCTCAATGTGGTTTGCGCCTTTGAAAATGATGCCAAACCTGAGCGAGAAGAGGTAGGTGTTTTGGGAGTACGATACTCCCGGAGTGATTGAAAATGTTTTCAGTAAAATGGTGTTCTGCAGTCCCATGCGTGACACGTTGACGTGATCGCGATAGGGGGCCAGTGAGCGCGTCGTGTTGGTGAATGTGGCAAATGCGCCGGGTATCAGCGAGGCATTATTACCGATTTTAAACCGGTGGTAAAGCGAAGCACCGACCCGGAAAGAATTGTGTTTGATGAGGTCGGTCTGAGTGAATCTCTTGACTTCATATTCGGTGGATATTCCCATACTGAACGGCATCTTATTTTGCTTGATAAACAGATAGCTGAGAGAAGGTGTTATCGTGTAAAATGTTCCAATATGGTCGCCGTGGACGTGGGATCCCGATAAAGCCATATCCAGCCTTCCGTTGATAGAGTAACCAATCGTCGCCTGCTTGTAAAATGCGATTTTGTCCTTCCCCACGAAAGCGTTTACAAATGATCCGTTCTCGCCATTGTCCATCAGGTAGTTTTGCGCAAATGAGCAACCGGTAGCGATCGCCAAAAAGAGGAGTAGTAAAGCTAGAATTTTCATAGCATGTATGCATT
The genomic region above belongs to Dyadobacter pollutisoli and contains:
- a CDS encoding HD domain-containing protein, whose amino-acid sequence is MNFERLLKQVAFIHEIDKVKYILRKTRLFNSDRNENDAEHSWHLAIMAIILAEHANEPIDILKVVKMLLIHDVVEIDAGDIFLYDTEANHTNTEAEHKAAERIFGLLPEEQAADLIEVWDEFESGETMEAKFARAMDRLEPLFQNISNGGGTWKEYDVRYEKVLEKKSVIQKGSEHLWEFAKELIDESVKNGVLTKSAH
- a CDS encoding S41 family peptidase, giving the protein MKDTHANIYSQDQALNKYFGKNYAPVQLTFIEGKPVVTDYYNTLLGEQSGLKKGDVIETVNGKKIEDIVKEKLAYTPASNYPTQLKNMTSNVLRSNDSTINISFKRNGKIEKKSIPVFGVDKINIYANYNKKDTCFKLIEPDVAYIFPGKFKNTYLPRILPEISKVKSLIIDMRCYPSDFMVFTFGEFILPEAKPFVKFSAGSLQTPGLFTMTPELTVGKSNPDYFKGKIVIIVNETTLSQAEYTTMAFSTAPNVTIIGSTTAAADGNVSPIVLPGGIRTGISGIGVYYPDGKETQQVGIVPDIEAKPTVEGIVEGRDEVLEKALLEVKKR
- a CDS encoding DUF2278 family protein codes for the protein MALKNYHLFIGGYDRGLMAPDANHFEIKLNTGNDFYRIAVNVRSQDGSMLMTFVDENFQHELCDRLLIEFPANGVYNINDPAKRKQFGLDFLRRNMVGDFNKMVILPNNAPGLDNDLEEKLTALLNKSKADANARIFAFGEKWPSTNNKDKYFPEIKDQGLHDIHLNQGNPTGSFDKDNGVFQDGGILIHFPGLNRWAVILLAFQTEFNTLNPATLHTDDITGHRIVGDTGTGGEPSGETDVDGDVVIVGALVNPKGNEAGKEKVILMNTTDEDISLAGWQLVDRTRKEFLIENAEIHAAGTLEILIPASSNFVLGNKGGTISLLNVQGIKTSGVQYTKEQAKNEGRVIHF